A window of Paenibacillus polygoni contains these coding sequences:
- a CDS encoding tetratricopeptide repeat protein, with the protein MDCLTQAVQLRENGQSEMALKELLTLEELLRDGKLLIDSAQLQYQLAWTYDTLGLEKEAVPYYEAALSGELSKEDRAGALLGLGSTYRTLGQYETAERIFETALSEFPERREFQVFMAMVQYNLKEHKRAMRLLLQEIAEHSANAGIQKYKRAIAFYADKLDERWD; encoded by the coding sequence ATGGATTGTTTAACGCAGGCAGTTCAGTTAAGAGAGAATGGACAAAGCGAGATGGCACTCAAGGAATTACTTACACTAGAAGAACTTTTACGTGATGGGAAACTTTTGATCGATTCTGCACAGTTACAGTATCAGCTTGCTTGGACGTACGATACGTTAGGACTTGAAAAAGAAGCAGTGCCTTACTATGAAGCTGCTCTTTCAGGCGAATTATCCAAGGAAGATAGAGCGGGAGCATTGCTTGGACTAGGCAGTACATATCGAACACTAGGGCAGTATGAGACAGCGGAGAGAATTTTTGAGACCGCCCTATCTGAGTTTCCAGAGAGACGGGAATTTCAAGTTTTTATGGCGATGGTTCAGTATAATCTCAAGGAACATAAGCGAGCGATGAGATTGCTTTTGCAGGAAATAGCCGAACATTCGGCTAATGCGGGTATACAGAAATACAAACGAGCGATTGCTTTTTATGCAGATAAATTGGATGAACGATGGGACTAA
- a CDS encoding LURP-one-related/scramblase family protein, translating into MKSAFGSSLDIYDSSNHLIYSGKFRVFSNKWNVFDPHGETVGIVRPRMSFLEKKFEYQAGSRGVFTITSPAFSRDFAIVDEQGDPVAGFEKISGFFSSGAYRLYNNTSEIDSYELIAVIMGVHSIRKRQNQAANSAP; encoded by the coding sequence TTGAAAAGTGCCTTTGGATCTTCGCTCGATATCTATGATTCTTCGAATCATTTGATCTATTCAGGTAAATTTAGAGTGTTCTCTAATAAATGGAATGTATTTGACCCGCATGGAGAGACTGTTGGAATCGTTCGACCGAGAATGAGTTTTCTTGAGAAGAAATTTGAGTACCAGGCAGGATCGAGAGGCGTATTTACGATTACCTCACCCGCATTCTCTAGAGATTTTGCGATCGTTGATGAGCAAGGAGACCCAGTCGCTGGCTTTGAGAAAATCTCTGGTTTTTTCAGTTCTGGAGCATACCGTCTGTATAATAACACCTCCGAAATAGACAGCTATGAACTGATTGCCGTGATTATGGGGGTTCATTCGATTCGTAAAAGGCAGAATCAAGCGGCTAATTCAGCGCCCTAA